The following proteins come from a genomic window of Micromonospora zamorensis:
- a CDS encoding type I polyketide synthase, which produces MLTEDKLLDYLKRVTADLHQTRQRLREVEAGEQEPIAIIGMGCRFPGDVRAPEDLWQLLLDGRDAMAEFPDDRGWDLDALFGDGAAGTSDARQAGFVYDAADFDAAFFGISPREATAMDPQQRMLLEVTWEALEDAGIDPSTLKGSQTGVFAGTAGQDYGTLLLGASEGLEGHLLTGNAAAVVSGRVSYCLGLEGPAVTVDTACSSSLVALHLAAQALRQQECGLALAGGATVMATPGAFLEFSRQGGLSGDGRCKAFAAAADGTGWAEGAGVLVLERLSDAQRNGHPILAVIRGSAVNQDGASNGLSAPNGPAQQRVIQRALANAGLTPAQIDTVEAHGTGTSLGDPIEAQALIATYGKDRDPERPLWLGSIKSNLGHTQAAAGVAGIIKMVLAMRAGVLPQTLHVDEPTPQVDWSEGAVELLTSRRPWPRTGEPRRSAVSSFGVSGTNVHVVLEQAPEVADDTAPAPAVSPTPDGPWLLSGRTERALRAQAAKLLARVAGDDRVDLRDLAYALTAARGTFDHRAVLLPGDRADLVHRLAALAEGRLDTGVLIGQRGTARTAFLFSGQGSQRAGMGTELAAAYPAFAAAFDEVCDALQPHLEQPLRQVIAENPDGLLDQTAYTQAGLFAVEVALYRLIESWGIVPDHLIGHSVGELAAAHVAGVLSLADAATLVAARGTLMQALPSGGAMIAVRATEAEVLPLLTEGVSIAAVNGPRSIVLSGRQDAVEAVAAHFGKAKRLTVSHAFHSALMEPMLDDFRRVAESITYHEPRIPIVSNVTGRLDERQDAAYWVRHVRDAVRFADGITALADAGVTTLLEIGPGGVLTALAEDCLTGGQVVVAALRKDRPEPVALLAAVGRLHVHGVSPDWRAVLPAGRPVHLPTYAFQHERYWPDTSRRWTGDLTNVGVRPAGHPLLGAAVALADGGGFLYTGRLSLDQHSWLADHAVQGTVLVPGTGFVELALRAGEQVGCGHLRELTLQTPLVLAERGDTELQVWVGPAEDDGSRAVTVHSRAVDVTDPDKPWTCHAAGTVQAAEASTADWRDFTNWPPAGAHPADLTGFYDRLAAQGFTYGPAFQALQRAWVAGEYAYAEVRIPDGSGTDPADFGLHPALLDAAMHATGLLPARTTEQGNRLPFAWNDVALHSAGATDLRVRVRIAENADVSVAVADATGAPVAEVRVLTLRPISAEQLATTDDTLFHVDWPAVTTTAVDAGRIVILGDDLPELDARGVDRYPDLAALGVAVAGGADRPDLVLAGCSGTDPDPDPRSTHTTTIAALVTAQHWLDDPAFDGARLVLVTHGAIAAGPDEDVTDLSAAPVWGLIRSAQSENPERFVLADLDAHPESVGRLIEAVTSGEPQVAVRRGTVRVPRLARLAPAREPHRPLDPDGTVLITGATGTLGGLLARHLVTRHGARHLLLTSRRGGAAEGTAELCAELTRLGAAVTLEACDTADRDAVAALLASVPAEHPLTAVVHVAGVSDDGVVSALTPDRVGAVLRPKVDAAHHLHELTRDADLSAFVLFSSLAATLGGGGQGNYAAANAYLDALAQHRRAAGLPAVSLVWGLWDARSGMSEHLDDTHFSRIARGGIVSMPSDDALALFDRAIAASVPVVAPARLDFAALRAQAAQGGVPVLLRGLVRLPGGRPGTKTRAGNAFLTHLAALAEADRERALLDLVRGQAAAVLGHSGPAAVPPQQPLSELGVDSLTAVEIRNQLGGATGLRLPATLIFDYPTPQALAGYLHDQLIGIEAPTPASPEAAPIAADEPIAIVGMACRYPGGVRTPEDLWQLVDLGSDGITGVPEDRGWDIAGLYDPDADRPGGFYVREGGFLDGATDFDAAFFGISPREAVAMDPQQRVLLEVSWEAIERAGIDPVSLRGSPTGVFAGTSGQDYGGVLGRDPSSVGGFGLTSTTASVISGRVSYALGLEGPSLSVDTACSSSLVALHLAAQALRQGECSLALVGGVMVMATPAAFVAFSQQRGLAPDGRCKSFAGSADGIGWAEGAGVLVVERLSDAQRNGHHVLAVVRGSAINQDGASNGLTAPNGPSQQRVIRAALANAGLGTADVDVVEAHGTGTVLGDPIEAQALLATYGQGRPADRPLRLGSIKSNIGHAQAAAGVAGIIKMVAAIRNETMPRTLHVDEPTPEVDWSAGAVELLTDARPWEAYGRPRRAGVSSFGVSGTNAHVIIEEAPAAPVDEPAVVSQDVPWVLSGRTAKAVADQARRLTDLGSAPAEIAHSLVARSQFVQRAVVLGPDHRSGLVALADGLPSSTVVSGSARTAGVVFVFPGQGSQWVGMAVGLLDAEPVFAARIVECAAALDPFVDWNLLEVLRSDDPLERVDVVQPVLWAVHVSLAEVWRARGVMPDAVIGHSQGEIAAACVAGVLSLSDAARVVALRSQALLSIAGTGGMVSVNAGLDVVTPLLTEGVSVAVVNGPTSVAVAGADLDAFLAAAEAAGVRAKRVKVDYASHCALVEPVEAELARLLDGVHPQPGAVPVFSTVEGGGQMDAGYWYQNLRQPVRLDQAVQAAYTAGHRIFIEVSAHPVLTGAIADTADVPAVGTLRRGEGGPRQVVRALAEAWVQGAPVDWSTVVPPTRTVDLPTYPFQHQRFWVDEVNLPVTADIATAGLSAANHPMLGAAIPLLDSDAVLFTGLLSVEAHPWLGEHKVMGANVMPGTAFVELALHVANQTGCRRLEELTLLTPLIVPDRGARQLQLWVGPPDGNGRRAFNVRSRSDDGEPADALSPTGWIHHATGAISTAADPAAPTDLTTWPPPGARPVDLTEFYEAVSRTAFDYGPMFQGLRAAWVTEDDVYAELSLPESGRAAAGAYGMHPALLDAGLQAMSLNNFLTRMGDGEPAERSRLPFVWSGISLHATGSSSFRIRLKPAGAVGVSFTVADSTGAPVAEIDSLIMRPVSADRLASARGGDHESLYRLDWTPVLPATAPATAVVGADPYQLTGVAGTGYPDLAALANAPAVPELVFATLEADPLRTAEPGVGARHSTTLALDLVQRWLAEPAFGASRLVVVTRGAVAANTDDAADDLAAAAAWGLIRTAQAENPDRFVLLDLDDDPTSLAVAVPAVASGEPQVVVRAGRPLAPRLAPVPVAPEPRADITPGDPDGTVLITGGTGTLGGLLARHLVTEHGARRLVLTGRRGRSADGVDDLVTDLTDLGAEVTVEACDATDRDALAAVLDRIPADRPLTVVHAAGALDDGVVTALTPERIDAVLAPKTDAAWNLHVLTRDRKIARFVLFSSAAGVLGGAGQGNYAAANAFLDELARHRRALGLPAESLAWGLWEQASGMTGHLDGADLRRVARGGVRRLPTARALALFDTAGVLDEPLLIPADLDLAGLRNQPVETVPALLRGLVRGATRPVAEPAGGPSVVGLAQRLAGLADEDADALVLQVVRANVAAVLGYPSPDEVDPTLPFKELGFDSLTAVELRNRLNVATGLRLRATLVFDYPNAHSLAAYLRAQVVPDEVGAAEPLLAELSRIEAAVAALPGDGPVREQVTSRLRDLLAGLEPTGAADVAQDLESATDDEMFEFITREFGVS; this is translated from the coding sequence ATGCTGACTGAAGACAAGCTCCTCGACTATCTGAAGCGGGTCACCGCCGACCTGCACCAGACGCGGCAACGGCTGCGCGAGGTCGAGGCGGGCGAGCAGGAGCCCATCGCCATCATCGGCATGGGCTGCCGCTTCCCCGGCGACGTGCGTGCCCCCGAGGACCTGTGGCAACTGCTGCTCGACGGACGCGACGCGATGGCCGAGTTCCCGGACGACCGGGGCTGGGACCTGGACGCCCTGTTCGGCGACGGGGCGGCGGGCACCTCCGACGCCCGCCAGGCCGGCTTCGTCTACGACGCGGCCGACTTCGACGCGGCCTTCTTCGGCATCTCGCCGCGCGAGGCCACCGCCATGGACCCGCAGCAGCGGATGCTGCTGGAGGTCACCTGGGAGGCCCTGGAGGACGCCGGGATCGACCCGTCGACGCTGAAGGGCAGCCAGACCGGTGTCTTCGCCGGCACCGCCGGTCAGGACTACGGCACGCTGCTGCTGGGCGCCTCCGAAGGACTGGAAGGGCACCTGCTCACCGGCAACGCCGCGGCTGTCGTCTCCGGCCGGGTCTCGTACTGCCTCGGGCTGGAGGGCCCAGCGGTCACCGTCGACACCGCGTGCTCGTCGTCGCTGGTGGCGCTGCACCTCGCCGCCCAGGCCCTGCGCCAGCAGGAATGCGGGCTCGCGCTGGCCGGCGGTGCCACCGTGATGGCCACCCCCGGCGCGTTCCTGGAGTTCTCCCGCCAGGGCGGGCTGTCCGGCGACGGGCGGTGCAAGGCGTTCGCCGCCGCGGCCGACGGCACCGGCTGGGCGGAGGGCGCCGGCGTGCTCGTCCTGGAGCGGCTCAGCGACGCGCAACGCAACGGCCACCCGATCCTCGCCGTGATCCGCGGCTCGGCGGTCAACCAGGACGGCGCCTCCAACGGGCTCAGCGCGCCGAACGGCCCGGCACAGCAGCGCGTCATCCAACGGGCCCTGGCCAACGCCGGCCTCACCCCGGCACAGATCGACACGGTCGAGGCGCACGGCACCGGCACCAGCCTCGGCGACCCCATCGAGGCACAGGCCCTCATCGCCACCTACGGGAAGGACCGTGACCCGGAGCGTCCGCTGTGGCTGGGCTCGATCAAGTCCAACCTCGGGCACACCCAGGCCGCCGCCGGGGTCGCCGGCATCATCAAGATGGTCCTGGCGATGCGCGCCGGTGTCCTGCCGCAGACGTTGCACGTCGACGAGCCGACCCCGCAGGTCGACTGGTCCGAGGGCGCCGTCGAGCTGCTCACCAGCCGGCGGCCGTGGCCGCGGACCGGGGAACCCCGCCGCTCGGCGGTCTCCTCGTTCGGGGTCAGCGGCACCAACGTGCACGTCGTCCTCGAACAGGCCCCGGAGGTCGCGGACGACACCGCGCCGGCACCGGCGGTCAGCCCGACGCCGGACGGACCGTGGTTGCTGTCCGGGCGTACCGAACGGGCACTGCGGGCGCAGGCGGCGAAACTGCTCGCCCGGGTGGCCGGCGACGACCGGGTCGACCTGCGCGACCTGGCGTACGCCCTGACGGCCGCCCGCGGCACGTTCGACCACCGGGCTGTGCTCCTGCCCGGTGACCGCGCCGACCTGGTGCACCGGCTCGCGGCGCTGGCGGAGGGGCGCCTCGACACCGGAGTGCTCATCGGCCAGAGGGGGACCGCGCGTACCGCGTTCCTCTTCTCCGGTCAGGGCTCCCAGCGCGCCGGCATGGGCACCGAGCTGGCCGCCGCGTACCCCGCCTTCGCGGCGGCGTTCGACGAGGTCTGCGACGCGCTCCAGCCGCACCTGGAGCAGCCGCTGCGCCAGGTGATCGCGGAGAACCCGGACGGCCTGCTGGACCAGACCGCCTACACCCAGGCCGGTCTCTTCGCCGTCGAGGTGGCGTTGTACCGGCTGATCGAGTCCTGGGGCATCGTCCCCGACCACCTGATCGGTCACTCCGTCGGTGAGCTGGCCGCGGCGCACGTTGCCGGGGTGCTGTCCCTGGCCGACGCCGCGACCCTGGTCGCCGCTCGCGGCACGCTGATGCAGGCGCTGCCCTCGGGCGGGGCGATGATCGCGGTTCGGGCCACCGAGGCCGAGGTGCTGCCGCTGCTGACCGAGGGCGTGTCGATCGCGGCGGTCAACGGCCCGCGCTCCATCGTGCTCTCCGGCCGGCAGGACGCGGTCGAGGCCGTCGCCGCGCACTTCGGCAAGGCCAAGCGGCTGACCGTGAGCCACGCCTTCCACTCGGCACTGATGGAGCCGATGCTCGACGACTTCCGCCGGGTCGCCGAGAGCATCACCTATCACGAACCGCGAATCCCGATCGTCTCCAACGTCACCGGCCGGCTCGACGAGCGACAGGACGCCGCCTACTGGGTGCGGCACGTCCGGGACGCGGTCCGCTTCGCCGACGGCATCACCGCCCTGGCGGACGCCGGCGTCACCACCCTGCTGGAGATCGGCCCGGGCGGCGTCCTCACCGCGCTGGCCGAGGACTGCCTGACCGGCGGTCAGGTGGTCGTCGCCGCGCTGCGCAAGGACCGCCCCGAACCGGTTGCCCTGCTCGCCGCGGTCGGCCGCCTGCACGTGCACGGTGTGTCCCCGGACTGGCGTGCCGTGCTCCCCGCCGGCCGGCCGGTGCACCTGCCCACCTACGCCTTCCAACACGAGCGCTACTGGCCGGACACCTCCCGCCGATGGACCGGCGACCTGACCAACGTGGGCGTACGACCGGCCGGGCACCCGCTGCTCGGCGCGGCCGTCGCGCTCGCCGACGGCGGCGGCTTCCTCTACACCGGCCGTCTCAGCCTGGACCAGCACTCCTGGCTGGCCGACCACGCCGTGCAGGGCACCGTGCTGGTGCCCGGCACCGGTTTTGTGGAACTCGCGCTGCGCGCCGGTGAGCAGGTCGGCTGCGGTCATCTGCGGGAACTCACCCTCCAGACGCCGCTGGTGCTGGCCGAGCGCGGCGACACCGAACTTCAGGTGTGGGTCGGCCCGGCCGAGGACGACGGCTCCCGCGCGGTGACCGTCCACTCCCGAGCGGTCGACGTCACCGACCCGGACAAGCCGTGGACCTGCCACGCCGCCGGGACGGTCCAGGCCGCCGAGGCGTCCACCGCCGACTGGCGGGACTTCACCAACTGGCCCCCGGCCGGGGCGCACCCCGCCGACCTGACCGGCTTCTACGACCGGCTCGCCGCGCAGGGGTTCACCTACGGACCCGCGTTCCAGGCGCTCCAGCGGGCCTGGGTGGCCGGCGAGTACGCGTACGCCGAGGTGCGTATCCCGGACGGCAGCGGCACCGACCCGGCGGATTTCGGCCTGCACCCGGCGCTGCTCGACGCGGCCATGCACGCCACCGGCCTGCTGCCGGCCCGCACCACCGAGCAGGGCAACCGGCTCCCGTTCGCCTGGAACGACGTCGCGCTGCACTCGGCCGGCGCCACCGACCTGCGGGTCCGGGTGCGGATCGCGGAGAACGCCGACGTGAGCGTCGCCGTCGCGGACGCCACCGGCGCGCCGGTCGCCGAGGTGCGGGTGCTCACGCTGCGGCCCATCTCCGCCGAACAACTCGCCACCACCGACGACACGCTCTTCCACGTCGACTGGCCGGCCGTCACGACCACCGCCGTCGACGCGGGCCGGATCGTGATCCTCGGCGACGATCTGCCCGAACTCGACGCTCGCGGCGTCGACCGCTACCCGGACCTCGCGGCCCTCGGTGTCGCAGTGGCCGGTGGGGCGGACCGCCCGGACCTGGTCCTGGCCGGCTGCTCCGGGACGGACCCGGACCCGGACCCGCGATCCACCCACACCACCACCATCGCCGCGCTGGTCACCGCGCAGCACTGGCTGGACGACCCGGCCTTCGACGGGGCCCGGCTGGTCCTGGTCACCCACGGGGCGATCGCCGCCGGCCCGGACGAGGACGTCACCGACCTGTCCGCCGCCCCGGTCTGGGGCCTGATCCGCTCGGCCCAGTCGGAGAACCCGGAGCGCTTCGTCCTGGCCGACCTGGACGCGCACCCGGAGAGCGTGGGCCGGCTGATCGAGGCGGTCACCTCCGGCGAACCGCAGGTCGCCGTCCGGCGCGGCACGGTACGGGTGCCCCGGCTGGCCCGGCTCGCCCCGGCCCGCGAGCCGCACCGCCCGCTCGACCCGGACGGCACCGTTCTGATCACCGGTGCCACCGGCACCCTGGGCGGCCTGCTCGCCCGGCACCTCGTCACCCGGCACGGCGCGCGGCACCTGCTGCTCACCAGCCGCCGGGGCGGCGCCGCCGAAGGCACCGCCGAGCTGTGCGCCGAACTGACCAGGCTGGGTGCCGCGGTGACCCTGGAGGCCTGCGACACCGCCGACCGGGACGCGGTCGCCGCGCTGCTCGCCTCGGTGCCCGCCGAGCATCCCCTGACCGCCGTGGTGCACGTCGCCGGGGTCTCCGACGACGGCGTGGTCAGCGCGCTCACCCCGGACCGGGTCGGCGCGGTGCTGCGGCCCAAGGTCGATGCCGCCCACCACCTGCACGAGCTGACCCGGGACGCGGACCTCAGCGCGTTCGTCCTGTTCTCCTCGCTCGCCGCGACCCTCGGCGGTGGCGGTCAGGGCAACTACGCGGCGGCGAACGCCTACCTGGACGCGCTCGCCCAGCACCGGCGGGCCGCCGGGCTACCCGCGGTCTCGCTGGTCTGGGGCCTGTGGGACGCCCGCAGCGGCATGTCCGAGCACCTGGACGACACCCACTTCTCCCGCATCGCCCGAGGCGGCATCGTGTCGATGCCGTCCGACGACGCGCTCGCGCTCTTCGACAGGGCGATCGCCGCGTCCGTACCGGTGGTCGCGCCGGCCCGGCTGGACTTCGCCGCGCTGCGCGCGCAGGCCGCCCAGGGCGGCGTCCCGGTGCTGCTGCGCGGTCTGGTCCGGCTGCCGGGTGGCAGGCCGGGCACCAAGACCCGCGCCGGCAACGCGTTCCTCACCCACCTCGCCGCCCTCGCCGAGGCGGACCGGGAGCGCGCACTGCTCGATCTCGTACGCGGACAGGCGGCCGCCGTCCTGGGCCACTCCGGTCCGGCGGCCGTCCCGCCGCAGCAACCCCTCTCCGAACTCGGCGTCGACTCGCTGACCGCCGTGGAGATCCGCAACCAGTTGGGCGGTGCGACCGGGCTGCGCCTGCCGGCCACCCTCATCTTCGACTACCCGACCCCGCAGGCCCTCGCCGGATACCTGCACGACCAGCTGATCGGCATCGAGGCGCCGACACCGGCGAGCCCCGAGGCCGCGCCGATCGCCGCGGACGAGCCGATCGCCATCGTCGGCATGGCCTGCCGCTACCCCGGAGGTGTGCGGACGCCCGAGGACCTGTGGCAGCTGGTCGACCTGGGCAGCGACGGGATCACCGGGGTTCCGGAGGACCGGGGCTGGGACATCGCGGGTCTCTACGACCCGGACGCGGACCGACCGGGTGGCTTCTACGTCCGGGAGGGCGGCTTCCTCGACGGGGCCACCGACTTCGACGCCGCGTTCTTCGGGATCAGCCCCCGCGAGGCCGTCGCGATGGACCCGCAGCAGCGGGTGCTCCTGGAGGTCTCCTGGGAGGCGATCGAGCGGGCCGGCATCGACCCGGTGTCGTTGCGGGGCAGCCCGACCGGCGTGTTCGCCGGCACCAGCGGCCAGGACTACGGCGGCGTGCTCGGCCGTGACCCGTCCAGCGTGGGCGGTTTCGGCCTGACCAGCACCACCGCCAGCGTCATCTCCGGTCGCGTGTCGTACGCGCTCGGGTTGGAGGGGCCGTCGCTGTCGGTGGACACCGCCTGCTCGTCGTCGCTGGTCGCCCTGCACCTCGCGGCCCAGGCGCTGCGGCAGGGGGAGTGTTCCCTCGCGCTGGTCGGTGGCGTGATGGTGATGGCGACCCCGGCCGCGTTCGTCGCGTTCAGCCAGCAGCGCGGGCTGGCCCCGGACGGTCGGTGCAAGTCGTTCGCCGGGTCCGCCGACGGGATCGGCTGGGCCGAGGGCGCCGGCGTCCTGGTGGTCGAACGGCTCTCCGACGCACAGCGCAACGGCCACCACGTCCTCGCCGTGGTCCGGGGCAGCGCGATCAACCAGGACGGCGCCTCCAACGGGCTGACCGCCCCGAACGGCCCCTCTCAGCAGCGCGTCATCCGGGCTGCCCTGGCCAACGCGGGCCTGGGCACCGCCGACGTCGACGTGGTCGAGGCGCACGGCACCGGGACGGTGCTGGGCGACCCGATCGAGGCACAGGCGCTGCTCGCCACCTACGGTCAGGGCCGGCCCGCGGACCGGCCGCTGCGGCTCGGGTCGATCAAGTCGAACATCGGGCACGCGCAGGCCGCCGCCGGCGTCGCCGGGATCATCAAGATGGTCGCGGCGATCCGCAACGAGACGATGCCGCGCACCCTGCACGTGGACGAGCCCACCCCCGAGGTGGACTGGTCGGCAGGCGCGGTCGAGCTGCTCACCGACGCCCGGCCGTGGGAGGCGTACGGGCGTCCGCGCCGGGCCGGCGTCTCGTCGTTCGGTGTCTCCGGCACCAACGCGCACGTGATCATCGAGGAGGCGCCGGCCGCGCCGGTCGACGAGCCGGCCGTGGTGTCGCAGGACGTGCCGTGGGTGCTGTCCGGGCGTACCGCCAAGGCTGTCGCCGACCAGGCCCGCCGGCTCACCGACCTTGGCTCGGCGCCGGCCGAGATCGCCCACTCGCTGGTGGCCCGATCCCAGTTCGTCCAGCGGGCGGTGGTGCTCGGTCCGGATCACCGCAGTGGCCTCGTGGCCCTGGCCGACGGGTTGCCGTCCAGCACTGTGGTCTCCGGTTCGGCGCGTACGGCTGGTGTGGTGTTCGTGTTCCCGGGTCAGGGTTCGCAGTGGGTGGGTATGGCCGTGGGGTTGTTGGATGCGGAGCCGGTGTTCGCGGCGCGGATCGTGGAGTGTGCGGCGGCGTTGGATCCGTTCGTGGACTGGAATCTGTTGGAGGTGTTGCGCTCGGATGATCCGTTGGAGCGGGTGGATGTGGTGCAGCCGGTGTTGTGGGCGGTGCACGTGTCTCTCGCGGAGGTGTGGCGGGCCAGGGGTGTGATGCCGGATGCGGTGATCGGTCATTCGCAGGGGGAGATCGCGGCGGCTTGTGTGGCCGGGGTGCTGTCGCTCAGCGATGCGGCGAGGGTCGTGGCGTTGCGCAGTCAAGCGCTGCTGTCGATCGCGGGCACTGGTGGGATGGTGTCGGTCAACGCCGGTCTGGACGTGGTCACCCCGTTGTTGACCGAGGGTGTGAGCGTTGCGGTGGTCAATGGTCCGACCAGTGTCGCCGTGGCCGGTGCGGACCTGGATGCGTTCCTGGCTGCTGCGGAGGCGGCCGGGGTGCGAGCGAAGCGGGTGAAGGTGGATTACGCCTCACACTGCGCTCTGGTCGAGCCGGTGGAGGCGGAACTGGCGCGTCTGCTCGACGGGGTGCATCCGCAGCCCGGTGCGGTGCCGGTGTTCTCGACCGTCGAGGGCGGCGGTCAGATGGACGCCGGGTACTGGTATCAGAATCTGCGTCAACCGGTGCGGCTCGACCAGGCCGTGCAGGCCGCGTACACCGCCGGACACCGGATCTTCATCGAGGTCAGCGCGCACCCGGTGCTCACCGGCGCGATCGCCGACACCGCCGACGTTCCCGCCGTCGGCACGCTGCGCCGAGGCGAAGGCGGCCCCCGGCAGGTGGTGCGGGCCCTCGCCGAGGCCTGGGTGCAGGGCGCCCCCGTCGACTGGAGCACCGTCGTCCCGCCGACCCGGACCGTCGACCTGCCCACCTACCCCTTCCAGCACCAGCGGTTCTGGGTCGACGAGGTCAACCTCCCGGTCACCGCCGACATCGCCACCGCCGGACTCAGCGCCGCCAACCACCCGATGCTCGGCGCCGCCATTCCGCTGCTCGACTCCGACGCGGTCCTCTTCACCGGCCTGCTCTCCGTCGAGGCCCACCCGTGGCTCGGCGAGCACAAGGTGATGGGCGCCAACGTCATGCCCGGCACCGCCTTCGTCGAACTCGCCCTGCACGTCGCCAACCAGACCGGATGCCGGCGGCTGGAAGAACTCACCCTGCTCACCCCGCTGATCGTGCCCGACCGCGGCGCCCGCCAACTACAGCTCTGGGTGGGCCCACCGGACGGCAACGGCCGACGTGCCTTCAACGTCCGCTCCCGCTCCGACGACGGAGAGCCCGCCGACGCGCTCAGCCCCACCGGCTGGATCCACCACGCCACCGGCGCGATCAGCACCGCCGCCGATCCGGCCGCACCGACCGACCTCACCACCTGGCCACCGCCCGGCGCCCGGCCGGTCGACCTCACCGAGTTCTACGAGGCCGTCAGCCGGACCGCGTTCGACTACGGACCGATGTTCCAGGGCCTGCGCGCCGCCTGGGTCACCGAGGACGACGTCTACGCGGAACTGTCCCTGCCCGAGTCGGGCCGGGCCGCCGCCGGCGCGTACGGCATGCACCCGGCCCTGCTCGACGCCGGGCTCCAGGCCATGTCGCTCAACAACTTCCTGACCCGGATGGGCGACGGTGAACCCGCCGAACGGAGCCGCCTGCCGTTCGTCTGGAGTGGCATCTCGCTGCACGCCACCGGCTCCTCCAGCTTCCGGATCCGGCTCAAGCCGGCCGGCGCCGTCGGTGTCTCGTTCACCGTCGCCGACAGCACCGGCGCCCCGGTCGCCGAGATCGACTCGCTGATCATGCGGCCGGTCTCGGCGGACCGGCTGGCCAGTGCCCGTGGCGGCGACCACGAGTCGCTGTACCGGCTGGACTGGACTCCGGTGCTGCCCGCAACCGCGCCGGCCACCGCCGTCGTCGGCGCCGACCCGTACCAGCTCACCGGTGTCGCCGGGACCGGGTATCCGGACCTGGCCGCGCTGGCGAACGCGCCGGCCGTACCCGAGCTGGTCTTCGCGACGCTCGAAGCGGATCCACTGCGGACGGCCGAACCCGGCGTCGGCGCCCGGCACAGCACCACGCTCGCGCTCGACCTGGTGCAGCGATGGCTCGCGGAGCCGGCCTTCGGCGCGTCGCGCCTGGTCGTCGTCACCCGCGGCGCGGTCGCGGCGAACACCGACGACGCGGCCGATGACCTGGCCGCCGCCGCCGCGTGGGGCCTGATCCGCACCGCCCAGGCCGAGAACCCGGACCGGTTCGTCCTGCTCGACCTCGACGACGATCCCACCTCACTCGCGGTGGCCGTCCCGGCGGTCGCCTCCGGCGAGCCGCAGGTGGTCGTCCGCGCCGGCCGTCCGCTGGCACCACGCCTGGCGCCGGTCCCGGTCGCCCCGGAACCGCGCGCGGACATCACCCCCGGCGACCCGGACGGCACCGTGTTGATCACCGGCGGCACCGGCACCCTCGGCGGGTTGCTCGCCCGGCACCTGGTCACCGAGCACGGCGCCCGGCGGCTGGTGCTGACCGGACGTCGCGGACGCTCCGCCGACGGGGTGGACGACCTGGTCACCGACCTGACCGACCTCGGCGCCGAGGTCACAGTGGAGGCCTGCGACGCCACCGACCGGGACGCCCTCGCCGCGGTCCTGGACCGAATCCCGGCCGACCGGCCACTGACCGTCGTGCACGCCGCGGGTGCCCTCGACGACGGTGTCGTCACCGCGCTGACCCCGGAGCGCATCGACGCCGTACTGGCGCCGAAGACCGACGCCGCGTGGAACCTGCACGTGCTGACCCGGGACCGCAAGATCGCCCGGTTCGTGCTCTTCTCCTCGGCGGCCGGCGTGCTGGGCGGCGCGGGGCAGGGCAACTACGCGGCGGCGAACGCCTTCCTGGACGAGCTGGCCCGGCACCGCAGGGCGCTCGGCCTGCCCGCCGAATCCCTGGCCTGGGGCCTGTGGGAGCAGGCCAGCGGCATGACCGGGCACCTGGACGGCGCCGACCTGCGCCGGGTGGCGCGCGGCGGGGTCCGGCGACTGCCGACCGCCCGGGCGCTCGCCCTGTTCGACACGGCAGGTGTGCTCGACGAGCCGTTGCTGATCCCCGCCGACCTGGACCTGGCCGGGCTGCGCAACCAGCCGGTGGAGACAGTGCCGGCGCTGCTGCGCGGACTCGTCCGTGGCGCCACCCGGCCGGTCGCCGAACCGGCCGGTGGCCCGTCGGTCGTGGGCCTGGCCCAGCGGCTCGCCGGTCTCGCCGACGAGGACGCCGACGCCCTGGTCCTCCAGGTGGTACGCGCCAACGTCGCCGCCGTCCTCGGCTACCCGAGCCCGGACGAGGTGGACCCGACCCTGCCGTTCAAGGAGCTGGGCTTCGACTCGCTGACCGCCGTCGAGCTGCGCAACCGGCTCAACGTCGCGACCGGCCTGCGGCTGCGCGCCACCCTCGTCTTCGACTACCCGAACGCCCACTCGCTCGCCGCGTACCTGCGGGCGCAGGTGGTGCCGGACGAGGTCGGGGCGGCCGAGCCGCTGCTGGCCGAGCTGAGTCGGATCGAAGCCGCCGTGGCCGCGCTGCCCGGCGACGGACCGGTCCGCGAGCAGGTGACCAGTCGCCTGCGGGACCTGCTGGCCGGGCTGGAGCCCACCGGCGCCGCGGACGTGGCGCAGGACCTCGAGTCGGCCACCGACGACGAAATGTTCGAGTTCATCACCCGAGAGTTCGGAGTGTCGTGA